A single window of Candidatus Binataceae bacterium DNA harbors:
- the glpX gene encoding class II fructose-bisphosphatase, with translation MERNLALEVVRATEAAALAAARFIGKGDERMADRAACEAMRKTLNSIAMDGKIVIGEGKEDEAESLYEGEIVGNGAGTEVDVALDALEGSLICATGGPNALSCVALSERGKIIRCPDTYMDKIAVGPAGRGVIDLDRSPSDNLKALAEAKKVYVEDLRIAILDRPRHEKLINEVRKAGAGIKLLSAGDLSAAIATTRVESEIDMLIGIGGAHQGVLAAAAIRSVGGEMQCRFMPRNPQEAEACLVAGVLDLQRRYTLEELAGDNVMFAATGVTTGDYLRGVRFFSGGALTNSVVMRSKTRTARFIEAVHHFDFKPEY, from the coding sequence ATGGAGCGAAATCTCGCGCTTGAGGTAGTACGGGCGACCGAAGCCGCGGCGCTCGCTGCCGCGCGGTTCATCGGCAAAGGCGACGAGCGGATGGCCGATCGGGCGGCCTGCGAGGCGATGCGCAAGACCCTCAACTCGATTGCGATGGACGGCAAAATCGTTATCGGCGAGGGCAAGGAAGACGAAGCCGAGTCTCTCTACGAAGGTGAGATAGTTGGCAATGGCGCGGGCACCGAAGTCGATGTCGCGCTGGATGCGCTCGAAGGTTCGCTGATCTGCGCCACCGGTGGTCCCAACGCACTATCCTGCGTCGCACTGTCTGAGCGGGGCAAGATAATCCGCTGCCCCGATACCTACATGGACAAGATCGCAGTGGGACCCGCCGGCCGCGGGGTAATCGATCTGGACCGCTCTCCCAGCGACAACCTGAAGGCACTAGCTGAAGCGAAGAAGGTTTACGTCGAAGACCTGCGCATCGCGATTCTCGACCGCCCACGCCATGAGAAGTTAATCAATGAAGTCCGCAAGGCCGGTGCCGGCATCAAGCTGCTCTCCGCCGGCGACCTTTCCGCGGCGATTGCCACCACGCGGGTCGAAAGTGAAATCGATATGCTGATCGGCATCGGCGGCGCGCATCAGGGCGTGCTCGCCGCCGCCGCGATCCGCTCGGTCGGCGGGGAGATGCAGTGCCGGTTCATGCCGCGTAACCCTCAGGAAGCCGAAGCGTGTCTGGTCGCGGGAGTTCTGGATCTGCAGCGACGTTATACGCTGGAAGAGCTGGCCGGCGACAACGTGATGTTCGCCGCAACCGGTGTGACGACCGGTGACTATCTGCGCGGGGTGAGATTCTTCTCAGGCGGAGCTTTGACCAACAGCGTGGTAATGCGCTCGAAAACCAGAACCGCACGCTTCATAGAAGCGGTCCATCATTTCGATTTCAAACCGGAATATTGA
- a CDS encoding enoyl-CoA hydratase-related protein, with translation MELKNLIFEQAPISIATINRPTALNALNREVLEDLTRVIREVRHDASVRVLILTGAGDRAFVAGADIAAMAEMSTAEGLDFSHLGHRVLASLEDLPIPVIAAVNGFALGGGTELALACDLVIASEKARFGQPEINLGLIPGFGGTQRLAHRIGQAKARELILTGDMIDAKTALALGLANQVVAPEELMNAARAMAGKLTSKSAFALRQAKAALRASFTMNEDAGLRFEQEAFAVTFSSADRVEGTKAFVEKRPPAWRHK, from the coding sequence ATGGAACTGAAGAACCTAATTTTCGAGCAGGCGCCCATCTCCATCGCGACCATAAATCGTCCCACCGCGCTGAATGCGCTCAACCGCGAAGTACTCGAGGACCTCACCCGGGTCATTCGCGAGGTGCGCCATGACGCTTCGGTCCGGGTACTGATACTGACCGGCGCGGGCGACCGGGCCTTCGTGGCAGGCGCGGATATCGCGGCGATGGCGGAGATGTCGACTGCGGAGGGCTTGGACTTCTCACATCTCGGACATCGGGTACTCGCGAGCCTCGAAGACCTGCCGATTCCCGTGATTGCCGCGGTGAACGGTTTCGCGCTGGGGGGAGGCACCGAGTTGGCACTGGCGTGCGACTTGGTGATTGCGAGCGAGAAGGCGCGTTTCGGCCAGCCGGAAATCAATCTTGGCCTGATTCCGGGCTTTGGAGGGACCCAGCGTTTGGCCCATCGCATCGGGCAGGCCAAAGCGCGTGAACTGATCCTGACCGGAGACATGATCGACGCGAAGACCGCGCTCGCCCTGGGCCTGGCCAACCAGGTGGTTGCTCCAGAAGAGTTGATGAACGCCGCTCGCGCGATGGCCGGAAAACTGACGAGCAAATCCGCCTTCGCGCTGCGCCAGGCGAAAGCCGCCCTGCGTGCATCGTTCACCATGAACGAAGATGCCGGCCTCAGGTTCGAGCAGGAAGCGTTCGCGGTGACGTTTTCCAGTGCCGACCGCGTCGAGGGTACCAAGGCGTTTGTCGAGAAGCGCCCGCCGGCGTGGCGTCACAAGTGA
- the alaC gene encoding alanine transaminase — MDFPRIKRLPPYVFNAIGELCLKARRAGEDIIDFGMGNPDEATPPHIVAKLVEAATKAPNHRYSVSRGVYKLRLAITDWYQRRYGVKLDPDSEAIVTIGSKEGIAHLALAILDQGDVVLAPTPTYPIHQYGCIIAGAQVQGVPLRSSGEEFYDELTALVRRTWPRPKLLVMNFPHNPTTTTVDLRFMKRVADFARENEIMIAHDLAYADLCFDGYRAPSFMQVEGAKDIGVEFFTLSKSYNMPGWRVGFAVGNREMIGALARLKSYFDYGIFAPVQVAAIAALNGPQDCVAEIIQTYRSRRDTLVNGLNRSGWPVEKPKATMFVWAPIPEQFHAMGSMEFAKYLIAEAKVAVSPGVGFGADGDGFVRFALIENEHRTRQALRGIRRALSRLEPRLPRRAAAS, encoded by the coding sequence ATGGATTTCCCCAGGATCAAGCGGCTCCCTCCCTATGTCTTCAACGCGATCGGCGAGTTGTGCCTCAAAGCCCGTCGTGCCGGCGAAGACATCATCGACTTCGGCATGGGAAATCCCGATGAGGCCACGCCTCCGCATATCGTTGCCAAACTGGTCGAGGCTGCCACCAAAGCGCCCAACCATCGCTATTCGGTTTCCCGCGGTGTGTATAAGCTGCGCCTGGCGATCACCGACTGGTACCAGCGCCGCTACGGGGTCAAACTGGACCCCGACTCCGAGGCGATCGTAACTATCGGTTCTAAAGAGGGTATCGCGCATCTTGCGCTCGCGATCCTCGATCAAGGGGATGTAGTGCTAGCCCCCACGCCCACCTATCCGATTCACCAATACGGTTGCATCATCGCGGGTGCCCAGGTCCAGGGCGTGCCCCTGCGTTCCAGCGGCGAGGAATTCTACGACGAGCTGACCGCGCTGGTGAGGCGGACATGGCCGCGCCCCAAGCTCCTGGTTATGAACTTTCCGCATAACCCGACCACCACAACCGTCGATCTCCGCTTCATGAAGCGGGTCGCCGACTTCGCGCGCGAAAATGAGATCATGATCGCGCACGACCTGGCGTACGCGGATCTGTGTTTCGATGGCTACCGAGCGCCTTCGTTCATGCAGGTAGAGGGCGCAAAAGATATCGGGGTGGAATTTTTCACCCTTTCCAAGAGCTACAACATGCCGGGTTGGCGAGTCGGCTTCGCGGTCGGAAACCGGGAGATGATTGGCGCGCTGGCGCGGCTCAAGTCCTACTTCGACTACGGGATCTTTGCGCCCGTGCAGGTCGCGGCAATCGCGGCGCTGAACGGTCCGCAGGATTGCGTTGCCGAGATCATTCAGACCTACCGGAGCCGGCGCGACACCCTGGTAAACGGACTGAATCGCTCGGGATGGCCGGTGGAGAAGCCCAAGGCCACGATGTTCGTGTGGGCTCCAATCCCCGAGCAGTTTCACGCGATGGGCTCGATGGAATTCGCCAAGTACCTAATCGCCGAGGCGAAAGTAGCCGTGTCGCCAGGGGTTGGTTTCGGTGCCGACGGAGACGGCTTCGTGCGCTTCGCCCTTATCGAAAACGAGCATCGTACGCGCCAGGCGCTCCGCGGCATCCGCCGCGCCTTGTCCCGCCTCGAGCCGCGCTTGCCGCGCCGGGCCGCGGCTTCCTGA
- a CDS encoding cofactor-independent phosphoglycerate mutase — protein MKYVLIHGDGMADWPCEELGGKTPLEAAHKPNMDQIATRGALGLVATIPEGMPSGSDVGTMTMMGYDPRRYHTGRAPIEAASQGIELGPADVVFRMNLVSLKPAPAGGRQVMNDFTAGHITSEEAAQIVTDLSRELAGDGIEFFNGVSYRHLMVWREGSAKMNLTPPHDITGKEIDAHLPKGEGAQQLIDLMRRASALLTDHPVNRQRGERNLPEANSVWFWGQGTRPAVPSLKTRFGLEGSVISAVDLVNGIGRLAGLQLIKVPGATGFLDTDYAAKGRYGLESLRTRDFLLLHIEAPDEAGHMGRADLKTEAIERIDELIVGPMIEGLAGLGDFAILLMPDHATPSKLKTHSPEPVPFALMTAADLARPDRPQRRYTEAEGARTGLRVDEGCTLIGALFGRDQLAHRN, from the coding sequence ATGAAGTACGTCCTCATTCACGGCGATGGGATGGCCGATTGGCCTTGCGAGGAGTTGGGTGGAAAGACCCCGCTCGAAGCCGCCCACAAACCCAACATGGACCAGATCGCCACGCGCGGGGCGCTGGGTCTGGTGGCAACCATACCGGAAGGCATGCCTTCCGGCAGTGACGTCGGGACAATGACCATGATGGGTTACGATCCCCGGCGCTATCACACCGGACGTGCACCGATCGAAGCGGCGAGCCAGGGAATCGAGCTAGGCCCGGCCGATGTGGTCTTCCGAATGAATTTGGTGTCGCTGAAGCCAGCGCCGGCCGGCGGGCGCCAGGTGATGAATGACTTCACCGCAGGTCACATCACCAGCGAGGAGGCCGCGCAAATCGTGACCGATCTTAGTCGCGAACTGGCAGGGGACGGAATCGAGTTTTTCAACGGGGTCAGCTACCGGCACCTGATGGTCTGGCGCGAGGGAAGCGCCAAGATGAATCTCACGCCACCACACGATATAACCGGCAAGGAAATCGACGCGCACTTGCCGAAAGGCGAGGGGGCGCAGCAGTTGATCGATCTGATGCGGCGCGCGTCCGCCCTGCTCACCGATCATCCGGTGAATCGCCAACGGGGTGAACGCAACCTGCCGGAAGCCAATTCGGTTTGGTTTTGGGGGCAGGGGACGCGTCCCGCGGTGCCGAGCCTAAAGACGCGCTTTGGCTTGGAAGGCTCGGTCATCTCGGCAGTCGACCTGGTAAACGGCATCGGCCGTCTCGCAGGCCTGCAGCTGATTAAAGTACCGGGGGCCACGGGGTTCCTTGACACCGACTATGCGGCCAAGGGTCGCTATGGCCTGGAATCCTTACGCACCCGTGACTTTCTGCTCCTCCACATCGAAGCGCCCGACGAAGCGGGGCACATGGGTCGCGCCGATCTAAAGACCGAGGCGATCGAAAGAATCGACGAGTTGATCGTCGGTCCGATGATTGAAGGGCTCGCCGGTCTGGGTGACTTTGCGATTCTTCTCATGCCCGACCACGCCACCCCGTCGAAGCTCAAGACGCACTCGCCCGAGCCGGTGCCATTTGCGCTGATGACCGCTGCGGATCTTGCGCGCCCGGATCGACCGCAGCGCCGCTATACTGAAGCTGAAGGTGCAAGGACCGGGCTTAGGGTCGATGAGGGCTGCACGCTGATTGGCGCGCTCTTCGGACGCGATCAGCTCGCCCATCGAAATTGA
- a CDS encoding methylmalonyl-CoA mutase family protein: MSSKREWLETTYKQASERPVRFSTISDMELAALYTPDDAQGGYDETLANPGEYPYTRGVYGSMYRGRLWTMRQFAGFGLAEDTNARFHYLLSQGQDGLSTAFDMPTLMGYDADHERAQGEVGREGVSVSSLQDMVRLFDKIPLDRVTTSMTVNCSASVLLAMYLIVAERQGIPWDRVGGTIQNDMLKEFIAQKEWICPPRPSLRIVTDMIEFCARKAPRWHAVSISGYHIREAGSTAVQELAFTIADGLCYVEEAVRRGLAVDDFAPRLSFFWNIHNDFLEEVAKLRAARRMWARIMKERFGAKNPRSMMLRTHAQTAGASLTAQQPVNNVVRVALQAMAGVLGGVQSLHTNSMDETLALPTEQAVTVALRTQQIIAEETGITNTIDPFGGSYAIEALTDRIEHDAMEYIRRLDEMGGMVQAIETGYPQREIAEAAFHYQRQLEKGIKTIVGVNKYSVPEELPIDTLKIDPAIEERQVQRVRKMKRERNSLAVREALARVSEACRSNENLMEPILEAVRREVTVGEISEVFRTEFGVYRDPGWI; this comes from the coding sequence GTGAGCTCAAAACGCGAATGGCTGGAGACCACCTATAAGCAGGCTTCGGAGCGGCCGGTCCGCTTTTCCACCATTTCCGACATGGAACTGGCTGCCCTTTATACCCCGGACGATGCGCAAGGTGGCTACGACGAAACCCTGGCCAATCCCGGTGAATACCCCTACACGCGCGGGGTCTATGGCTCCATGTACCGCGGACGGCTCTGGACCATGCGCCAGTTCGCCGGGTTCGGGCTCGCCGAGGATACCAACGCGCGGTTCCACTACCTACTGTCGCAGGGTCAGGATGGTCTCTCCACCGCATTCGATATGCCGACCCTGATGGGATACGACGCCGATCACGAACGCGCACAGGGTGAGGTCGGCCGCGAGGGAGTTTCGGTCAGCTCGCTCCAGGACATGGTCCGCCTGTTCGATAAGATTCCGCTCGATCGGGTAACCACCTCGATGACCGTGAACTGCTCGGCCTCGGTGTTACTCGCGATGTATCTGATTGTCGCGGAACGGCAGGGCATTCCATGGGATCGGGTCGGCGGTACCATCCAGAACGACATGCTCAAGGAATTCATCGCGCAGAAAGAATGGATCTGTCCGCCCCGACCGTCGCTGCGCATCGTGACCGACATGATTGAGTTCTGCGCGCGCAAAGCCCCGCGCTGGCACGCCGTGTCGATTTCCGGCTACCACATCCGCGAGGCCGGCTCGACTGCGGTTCAGGAACTGGCGTTCACCATCGCCGACGGTCTCTGCTACGTCGAGGAAGCGGTGCGGCGCGGACTGGCGGTCGACGACTTCGCGCCGCGGCTGTCGTTTTTCTGGAACATCCACAACGACTTCCTCGAAGAAGTCGCCAAGCTTCGAGCGGCGCGCCGGATGTGGGCGCGCATAATGAAGGAGCGCTTCGGCGCGAAGAATCCGCGTTCGATGATGTTGCGGACCCACGCGCAGACCGCCGGCGCATCGCTTACCGCGCAGCAGCCGGTCAACAACGTGGTCCGCGTGGCGCTTCAGGCAATGGCTGGAGTGCTGGGAGGTGTACAGTCACTCCACACCAACTCGATGGACGAGACGCTGGCACTGCCTACTGAGCAGGCCGTCACCGTCGCCCTGCGTACCCAGCAAATCATCGCCGAGGAAACCGGTATCACCAACACCATCGATCCTTTCGGTGGCAGCTACGCGATCGAGGCATTGACCGATCGCATCGAGCACGATGCGATGGAATACATCCGGCGGCTCGACGAAATGGGCGGGATGGTGCAGGCGATCGAGACCGGTTATCCGCAGCGCGAGATTGCCGAAGCCGCGTTTCATTACCAGCGGCAGTTGGAGAAGGGGATCAAGACCATCGTCGGGGTCAACAAGTACTCGGTACCCGAGGAACTTCCGATCGACACTCTCAAGATTGATCCGGCTATCGAGGAGCGGCAGGTGCAGCGCGTGCGCAAGATGAAACGCGAGCGCAATTCGCTCGCCGTGCGCGAAGCGTTGGCGCGGGTCTCCGAAGCCTGTCGCTCGAACGAAAACCTGATGGAGCCGATACTCGAGGCCGTCCGCCGCGAGGTCACGGTCGGTGAGATCAGCGAAGTCTTTCGCACCGAGTTCGGCGTGTATCGCGACCCAGGCTGGATTTGA
- the thrC gene encoding threonine synthase, translated as MPDANQHGAGRPTRWPGLIEHYRRFLPIDEQTPVVTLNEGNTPLVEAPHIAERLGAEIKVYLKCEGANPTGSFKDRGMTLAISKASGQGTRAVICASTGNTAASAAAYAARAGLKAFVLIPKGSVALGKLSQSVMHGARVLEVVGNFDICLKVVRDLAERDPVRIRLVNSVNPDRIAGQKTAAFEICDQLGDAPSHHFLPVGNAGNITAYWAGYQEYQAVGLATRVPKMMGYQAAESAPIVLGHPIDDPHTVATAIKIGNPASWKGAERARDESGGTIDMVTDAEILAAYRMLALGGVFAEPASAASVAGLMKFGAAGGIRPGSTCVCTLTGHGLKDPDTALKNLSNTIVVEPDIAKVLKILDND; from the coding sequence ATGCCGGACGCCAATCAGCATGGAGCAGGACGGCCCACTCGATGGCCCGGCCTCATCGAGCACTATCGCCGCTTTCTGCCGATCGACGAGCAGACCCCGGTGGTCACGCTGAATGAAGGAAACACCCCGCTCGTCGAGGCTCCGCACATCGCGGAGCGGCTCGGGGCGGAAATAAAGGTTTACTTGAAGTGCGAGGGGGCCAACCCGACCGGTTCTTTCAAGGATCGGGGGATGACGTTGGCCATTTCAAAGGCGTCAGGCCAAGGAACGCGCGCCGTCATCTGCGCCTCTACCGGCAACACGGCGGCCTCGGCCGCCGCCTATGCGGCTCGGGCCGGACTTAAAGCGTTTGTTTTGATTCCCAAAGGATCGGTCGCGCTCGGCAAACTCTCGCAATCGGTCATGCACGGCGCTCGGGTTCTCGAGGTTGTGGGAAATTTCGACATTTGCTTGAAAGTGGTGCGCGACCTCGCCGAGCGCGACCCGGTGAGAATCCGGTTGGTTAACAGCGTCAATCCCGATCGAATCGCGGGGCAGAAAACCGCGGCGTTTGAAATTTGTGATCAACTCGGCGACGCGCCGTCGCATCACTTCCTGCCCGTGGGCAATGCCGGGAATATCACCGCATACTGGGCCGGGTACCAGGAATACCAGGCGGTCGGACTGGCGACCCGAGTACCCAAGATGATGGGTTACCAGGCCGCCGAATCCGCGCCGATCGTTCTGGGGCACCCGATTGACGATCCGCATACCGTCGCGACCGCCATCAAAATCGGCAACCCGGCGAGCTGGAAGGGTGCGGAGCGCGCGCGCGACGAGTCCGGCGGTACCATCGACATGGTGACGGATGCGGAAATTCTGGCCGCCTATCGGATGCTCGCCCTGGGCGGAGTATTCGCGGAGCCAGCCTCCGCGGCCTCTGTCGCGGGACTCATGAAGTTTGGCGCGGCCGGCGGAATTCGCCCGGGCTCGACCTGCGTTTGCACCCTTACGGGTCACGGACTTAAGGATCCCGACACCGCCCTCAAGAACCTGAGCAATACGATCGTCGTCGAACCGGATATCGCCAAGGTGTTGAAGATTCTCGACAACGACTGA
- a CDS encoding acyl-CoA dehydrogenase family protein, with amino-acid sequence MELELTSAQRAARDTARRFATEKLERIGVEADRTHRYPKEGIDELGRLGMLGTFVPEEYGGAGLDQVAYALVIEELAVACAATAVIVSAHCSLASWPILGLGTDAQKKHFLPRMASGEWLGCFALTEPQAGSDAAGQKTRAVRDGDTYVINGTKNFITNSPQSKVAIIFAMTQPERGHHGISAFAVETDSPGWQVVRIEDKMGIHGAHSAQLSFTDLRVPRNNLLLGEGDGFKVAMKTLDGGRIGIASQAVGIARASLEASLKYAQQRQTFGQPIAQYQAIQWKLADMAVDVDAARLLTLRAAARKDAGQPCTKESAMAKLFAAEAAMKAATEAVQIHGGYGYTREFKVERYFRDAKITEIYEGTSEIQRLVIAGQVLERQQ; translated from the coding sequence ATGGAGCTGGAACTCACTTCCGCCCAGCGTGCGGCGCGCGACACTGCGCGGCGCTTCGCCACGGAAAAGCTCGAGCGCATCGGCGTCGAGGCCGATCGCACCCATCGGTACCCCAAGGAAGGCATCGACGAACTCGGCCGCTTGGGTATGCTGGGCACCTTCGTTCCCGAAGAATACGGGGGCGCCGGCCTCGACCAGGTTGCGTACGCGCTGGTGATCGAGGAGCTCGCCGTCGCGTGCGCAGCTACCGCGGTCATCGTCTCCGCCCATTGCTCGCTCGCGTCTTGGCCGATCCTGGGACTGGGCACGGACGCGCAGAAAAAACATTTCCTGCCCCGAATGGCATCCGGCGAATGGCTCGGATGCTTTGCGCTTACCGAGCCGCAGGCCGGATCGGATGCTGCCGGACAGAAAACCCGCGCGGTGCGCGACGGTGACACCTACGTCATCAACGGAACCAAGAACTTCATCACCAACTCGCCCCAGTCGAAGGTCGCAATCATTTTTGCGATGACCCAGCCCGAGCGGGGTCATCACGGAATTAGTGCCTTTGCCGTCGAAACCGATTCTCCCGGATGGCAGGTGGTGCGGATCGAAGACAAGATGGGCATCCACGGCGCACATTCAGCGCAATTGAGTTTCACCGATCTGCGTGTGCCGCGGAATAATCTGCTACTGGGCGAGGGCGACGGCTTCAAGGTCGCGATGAAGACGCTCGACGGCGGCCGGATCGGAATCGCATCGCAAGCGGTGGGGATCGCTCGCGCGTCGCTGGAAGCCTCGCTCAAGTACGCGCAACAGCGCCAGACGTTTGGCCAGCCGATTGCCCAGTACCAGGCTATTCAATGGAAGCTTGCGGACATGGCGGTTGATGTCGATGCGGCGCGCCTCCTGACGCTGCGCGCGGCCGCGCGCAAGGATGCCGGCCAGCCGTGCACCAAGGAATCGGCCATGGCGAAGTTGTTTGCCGCGGAGGCAGCAATGAAAGCTGCTACCGAGGCCGTTCAGATTCATGGTGGCTATGGCTACACCCGCGAATTCAAGGTCGAGCGCTATTTCCGCGATGCCAAAATAACCGAAATCTACGAAGGTACTTCAGAGATCCAGCGCCTGGTCATTGCCGGACAGGTGCTCGAACGACAGCAATGA
- a CDS encoding homoserine dehydrogenase, protein MKPVRIALLGCGTVGGGVVKLLRRNAGVYARKLGRPLELAAIADRSLQPDRALGITSNLITRDSAALVGRPDIDIVVELFGGHQPARSLILKALATGKDVVTGNKALLAEYGGEIFQAAARHARAIGFEASVGGGIPIIRTLRQALAGDRQRAVYGIVNGTCNSILTTMSEHAVEFQAALAAAQKSGIAEPDPTLDIEGHDAAHKLCLLVTLAFGGLLTPRQVHTEGITRITPDDITYARQLGYSIKLLAIAKEDGGAIEARVHPTMISADHLLAGVGGAFNAIYIHGEALGSTMYWGLGAGQMPTATAVMADILEIARDRIAGATARSHALGLPMEHVRRAHVKPMDDVVCEYYLRFMARDKPGVLGAIASILGRNGISIASVIQMDRGAEKTVPVIMRTHETPERNLKRALRHIHRLKMVGANPAFIRIEENL, encoded by the coding sequence TTGAAACCGGTACGGATTGCCCTGCTCGGCTGTGGCACCGTGGGCGGCGGAGTGGTCAAACTGCTGCGCCGCAACGCGGGAGTCTACGCGCGCAAGTTGGGACGACCGCTCGAACTGGCCGCGATCGCGGATCGCAGTCTTCAGCCGGACCGTGCTCTCGGCATAACCTCAAACCTGATTACCCGCGACAGTGCCGCGCTGGTCGGACGGCCGGATATCGACATCGTGGTCGAACTGTTCGGCGGGCATCAGCCGGCGCGATCCCTCATCTTGAAAGCCCTGGCGACCGGCAAAGACGTCGTCACCGGCAACAAGGCGCTTCTCGCCGAGTACGGCGGCGAGATCTTCCAAGCCGCTGCGCGGCACGCGCGCGCAATCGGTTTTGAAGCGAGCGTTGGCGGTGGCATTCCGATAATTCGCACGCTCCGGCAGGCGCTCGCGGGCGACCGCCAGCGCGCCGTGTACGGAATCGTGAACGGGACCTGCAACTCGATTCTGACCACCATGAGCGAGCACGCGGTCGAGTTCCAGGCTGCGCTGGCCGCCGCGCAGAAGAGCGGAATCGCTGAGCCCGATCCTACTCTCGACATCGAGGGTCATGATGCGGCCCACAAGCTCTGCCTGTTGGTCACGCTGGCGTTTGGGGGCCTGCTGACTCCACGGCAGGTTCACACAGAGGGAATCACCCGTATCACTCCGGATGACATCACTTATGCGCGCCAGCTCGGCTACTCGATCAAGTTGCTGGCGATTGCCAAAGAGGATGGAGGAGCGATCGAGGCGCGGGTGCATCCCACGATGATCTCCGCGGATCATCTGCTTGCCGGAGTCGGGGGCGCGTTCAACGCCATCTATATCCACGGCGAGGCGCTCGGTTCGACGATGTATTGGGGTCTAGGCGCCGGGCAAATGCCCACTGCAACCGCGGTGATGGCGGACATACTCGAAATCGCGCGCGATCGAATTGCCGGTGCCACCGCTCGCTCACATGCGCTCGGACTCCCGATGGAGCACGTGCGGCGTGCCCATGTTAAGCCGATGGACGACGTGGTATGCGAGTACTACCTGCGATTCATGGCGCGCGATAAGCCGGGTGTGCTGGGCGCAATCGCGTCGATACTGGGGCGCAACGGCATCTCGATCGCGTCGGTAATCCAGATGGACCGGGGAGCGGAAAAGACGGTGCCCGTCATCATGCGCACGCACGAGACCCCCGAGCGCAACCTCAAGCGAGCGCTCCGTCACATTCACCGTCTGAAGATGGTTGGCGCTAATCCAGCGTTCATTCGAATCGAGGAGAATCTGTAG
- a CDS encoding cobalamin B12-binding domain-containing protein, with protein MADKRLRILVAKPGLDGHDRGAKIIARALRDGGFEVVYTGLHQTPEMIAEAAVQEDVDAVGLSILSGAHMTLFPEVIKLLKQRGAGDVAVFGGGIIPDDDATRLRELGVREIFTPGASTEDIVKWVHENVQARQ; from the coding sequence ATGGCAGACAAAAGACTCAGAATCCTGGTAGCAAAGCCCGGGCTCGATGGGCACGACCGGGGCGCAAAAATCATCGCGCGGGCGCTGCGCGATGGCGGGTTCGAAGTCGTCTACACTGGACTGCATCAGACTCCGGAGATGATCGCCGAGGCTGCCGTGCAGGAAGACGTCGACGCTGTCGGCCTGTCGATACTCTCGGGCGCACATATGACCCTCTTTCCGGAGGTCATCAAGCTGCTCAAACAGCGGGGCGCTGGCGACGTGGCGGTGTTTGGTGGCGGCATTATTCCAGATGACGATGCGACCAGGTTGAGGGAACTTGGCGTGCGGGAGATATTCACCCCCGGCGCGTCGACCGAAGACATCGTCAAGTGGGTGCACGAGAACGTCCAGGCGCGCCAGTAG